A stretch of the Bacillus anthracis str. Vollum genome encodes the following:
- a CDS encoding MFS transporter, with protein sequence MGKDLNFRVYILAIAAFVVGTVELIIGGTLDLVANDLGVSISAAGQLITIFSVVFALSGPVLLALTGKFERKTLYVGALSIFLIGNIISACSVNYGMLMFSRVICAASGSLIIALSVTLASSVVEPHFRARAIGIIFMGISGSLVLGVPLGLVLGNAYGWRAPFVLISILTVMAIACISLFLTKVPPTSVLSIREQIATLKDKKIVSAQLTSFLFLTGHLTLYAYLTPFLKDVMHVEANWISVFYFIFGIAAVIGGGFGGWLADKWGSKKSIISIIIVFACAIFLLPLMTFSFPLFIIMMGIWSMLSWAISPAQQNYLIEIAPESAGIQQSLNNSALHLGIALGSTVGGVVIEKSSVIYNAWVGGGFIILALLCAIFSITRGRSTQFAKEESIV encoded by the coding sequence GTGGGGAAAGACTTGAATTTTCGTGTGTATATTTTAGCTATCGCGGCTTTCGTAGTCGGAACAGTTGAGCTAATTATAGGAGGAACGCTTGATTTAGTTGCCAATGATTTAGGAGTATCTATTAGTGCAGCTGGTCAGCTTATCACAATATTTTCAGTAGTATTTGCTTTATCAGGTCCTGTTTTATTAGCATTAACAGGGAAGTTTGAAAGAAAAACATTGTATGTTGGGGCATTATCAATTTTCTTAATCGGAAATATTATTTCAGCATGTAGTGTGAATTACGGCATGTTAATGTTCTCAAGGGTGATTTGTGCGGCGAGTGGTTCGCTTATTATTGCACTGTCAGTAACACTTGCTTCTAGCGTTGTAGAACCGCATTTTCGTGCGCGTGCAATTGGAATTATTTTCATGGGGATTAGTGGATCACTTGTACTTGGAGTACCGCTTGGCCTTGTACTCGGAAATGCATATGGATGGCGTGCACCATTTGTACTCATTTCAATCTTAACAGTTATGGCAATCGCTTGTATTTCATTATTCTTAACGAAAGTACCACCGACATCGGTATTATCAATAAGAGAACAAATTGCTACGTTAAAAGATAAAAAAATCGTAAGTGCACAGTTAACATCATTCTTATTTTTAACGGGCCATTTAACACTATATGCATATTTAACACCTTTCTTAAAAGATGTGATGCATGTGGAAGCGAATTGGATTAGTGTATTTTACTTCATCTTCGGAATCGCAGCAGTAATTGGGGGCGGCTTCGGAGGCTGGCTTGCTGATAAATGGGGATCGAAGAAAAGTATTATTTCAATTATTATCGTATTTGCGTGTGCGATCTTCCTATTGCCATTAATGACATTCTCGTTCCCGCTGTTCATTATTATGATGGGAATTTGGAGTATGCTGAGCTGGGCTATTTCGCCAGCACAACAAAATTATTTGATTGAAATTGCACCAGAATCAGCTGGTATTCAGCAAAGTTTAAATAACTCTGCCCTTCACTTAGGGATTGCGCTCGGTTCAACAGTAGGCGGAGTTGTTATTGAGAAATCGTCTGTTATATATAATGCTTGGGTAGGAGGCGGCTTTATTATATTAGCGCTGCTTTGTGCGATTTTCTCGATTACGAGAGGACGTTCTACTCAGTTTGCAAAAGAAGAATCTATCGTTTGA
- the yidC gene encoding membrane protein insertase YidC, protein MLKSYRAVLVSLSLLLVFVLSGCSNATPIDAHSTGIWDHYFVYPISFMIQFVAHHIPGASFGIAIIIMTLVIRSAMIPLAVSQYRSQAKMKKMQPELQKLKQKYGDVSKDLEKQKQYQKEMSELMKSGGWNPLAGCWPLLIQMPIFSALYYAISRTEEIRTSTFLWVNLGHADPYHILPIIAALTTFIQMKVFQSNSTSGEQVQMLKMQQIMMPAMILFMGFAAPSGLVLYWITGNLFTMMQTIVLRKIMEREELQLQKA, encoded by the coding sequence ATGTTAAAATCATACCGAGCTGTGCTCGTTAGTTTATCATTATTACTTGTTTTTGTTTTATCTGGTTGCAGTAATGCAACCCCAATTGATGCACATAGTACGGGAATTTGGGATCATTACTTTGTATATCCAATCTCGTTTATGATTCAATTTGTTGCTCATCATATACCGGGAGCTAGCTTTGGGATTGCTATCATTATTATGACGCTCGTTATTCGTTCAGCAATGATTCCATTAGCTGTTTCGCAATATCGTAGCCAAGCGAAAATGAAAAAAATGCAACCTGAATTGCAGAAGCTAAAGCAGAAATACGGTGATGTAAGCAAAGATCTAGAAAAACAAAAACAGTATCAAAAAGAAATGTCAGAACTAATGAAATCAGGCGGTTGGAATCCACTTGCTGGTTGCTGGCCACTATTAATACAAATGCCGATTTTCTCTGCTTTGTATTATGCGATTAGCCGAACAGAAGAGATTCGCACATCTACATTTTTATGGGTGAACTTAGGACATGCAGATCCTTATCATATATTACCGATTATTGCAGCGTTAACGACATTTATTCAGATGAAAGTTTTCCAATCGAATAGTACGTCTGGAGAACAAGTACAAATGCTAAAGATGCAGCAAATTATGATGCCCGCAATGATTCTATTTATGGGATTTGCGGCGCCATCCGGACTTGTGTTGTACTGGATAACAGGTAACTTATTTACAATGATGCAAACAATCGTATTAAGAAAAATAATGGAACGTGAAGAGTTACAATTACAAAAAGCTTAG
- a CDS encoding TrmB family transcriptional regulator, which translates to MLQKFGFSQYESQAYEVVVSSNEPLDATTIVKHSGVPKAKIYEVLARLIDKGMVMDSVSEKKKMYTALPLKLAIEKLTTEFQSNIKELETTISKKSFTDDRVWSLKMQSSIRVQSKELIENAKESIRISAWNDTLLEYLPLLEEKAKQGVKTESLIVGKVETDLENMHFLIPAEEPNALERYLLLIVDDREILFAGVEQESWQAMKTMSQPFVKFFTEFFYHDVALAKITQKHHDLFMEDEEIKSLLMKLRY; encoded by the coding sequence ATGTTACAAAAATTCGGTTTCTCACAATATGAAAGCCAAGCTTACGAAGTTGTCGTATCAAGCAACGAGCCATTAGATGCTACAACGATTGTGAAGCATTCTGGCGTGCCAAAAGCAAAAATATATGAAGTGCTTGCACGCTTAATCGATAAAGGAATGGTAATGGATTCTGTTTCAGAGAAGAAAAAGATGTATACAGCATTACCACTCAAGCTAGCAATTGAAAAATTAACGACAGAATTTCAATCCAATATTAAAGAACTAGAGACAACTATATCGAAAAAATCATTTACAGATGACCGTGTATGGAGCTTAAAAATGCAATCTTCTATTCGCGTTCAAAGTAAAGAACTCATCGAAAATGCAAAAGAATCAATTCGCATTTCAGCTTGGAACGATACTCTTTTAGAATATCTTCCGTTATTAGAAGAAAAAGCAAAACAAGGCGTCAAAACCGAATCCCTTATAGTTGGAAAAGTAGAAACAGACTTAGAAAACATGCATTTTCTAATCCCAGCCGAAGAGCCTAACGCGCTAGAGCGATACTTACTGCTCATCGTTGACGACCGTGAAATTTTATTTGCTGGCGTAGAGCAAGAGTCATGGCAAGCAATGAAAACAATGTCACAACCTTTCGTGAAGTTCTTTACAGAATTCTTTTATCACGACGTTGCACTTGCAAAGATTACCCAGAAACACCATGATCTCTTTATGGAAGATGAGGAAATTAAGAGTTTATTAATGAAGTTGAGATACTAA
- a CDS encoding APC family permease: MHHDEKNKIGLTVALSIVVGTIIGSGVFMKPGSVLDYSGSSNMAILAWVIGGLLTLASGLTVAEIGAQIPKNGGLYTYLEEIYGSFWGYLSGWMQTIVYGPAIIGTLGLYFSSLMINFFYLDKVWNLPIAIGTVVFLGVVNSMGTKYGGIVQTITTIGKMIPIVLIVVLGFWKGNSDIFNVVVPISENQSIGMAILATLFAYDGWILLASIGGEMKNPTKLLPKAMTVGILIVTAAYVLINLALLNVLPATQIVELGENATATAAGMLLGEYGGKIISIGIIVSIFGCLNGKILTFPRIPMSMAERGQLPFAKFIAKESPRFKTPANAITVEIILGIILMIISDPNKLSEISVFIIYIFYVMTFIGVFILRKRNKNKERAYSVPLFPIVPIVAILGSLFVIGSAIINDPLSCFLSIGIVFTGLPVYWYLNKKNKTEVS, from the coding sequence ATGCATCATGATGAGAAGAACAAAATTGGTTTAACGGTAGCACTTTCTATCGTAGTAGGAACGATTATTGGGTCTGGTGTGTTTATGAAACCAGGGAGCGTATTAGATTACTCGGGGAGTTCTAATATGGCGATTCTTGCTTGGGTAATTGGTGGTCTGTTAACGTTAGCAAGTGGTTTAACAGTAGCTGAAATTGGAGCGCAAATCCCGAAAAATGGTGGGTTGTATACGTATTTAGAGGAGATTTACGGAAGTTTTTGGGGATATTTATCAGGCTGGATGCAAACGATTGTTTATGGGCCAGCTATTATTGGAACATTAGGGTTATACTTTAGTTCTTTAATGATTAATTTTTTCTATTTAGATAAAGTATGGAATTTACCAATCGCAATTGGAACAGTTGTGTTCCTTGGCGTTGTAAATAGTATGGGAACAAAATACGGAGGTATCGTCCAAACGATCACGACAATCGGGAAGATGATTCCAATCGTATTAATTGTTGTGTTAGGTTTTTGGAAAGGGAATAGCGATATCTTTAACGTAGTTGTGCCGATATCAGAAAATCAAAGTATCGGGATGGCGATCTTAGCAACGTTATTTGCTTATGACGGCTGGATTTTACTTGCTTCGATTGGCGGAGAAATGAAGAATCCAACAAAGCTATTACCGAAAGCAATGACAGTTGGGATTTTAATTGTAACAGCTGCTTACGTATTAATTAACTTAGCGTTACTGAATGTATTACCAGCAACGCAAATTGTAGAACTTGGAGAAAATGCAACAGCGACAGCTGCGGGCATGCTACTTGGGGAATATGGCGGGAAAATTATTAGTATCGGTATTATCGTATCTATTTTCGGTTGTTTAAATGGAAAGATTTTAACGTTCCCACGTATCCCGATGTCGATGGCAGAACGTGGACAACTTCCATTTGCTAAGTTTATTGCAAAGGAAAGTCCAAGATTTAAAACACCAGCAAATGCGATTACTGTTGAAATCATTTTAGGAATTATTTTAATGATTATTAGTGATCCAAATAAGCTATCTGAGATTTCCGTATTCATTATTTATATTTTCTACGTAATGACGTTTATCGGTGTCTTCATTTTAAGAAAACGTAATAAGAATAAAGAGCGTGCATACAGTGTACCGTTATTCCCAATCGTCCCAATCGTTGCGATTTTGGGCTCACTCTTTGTAATCGGTAGTGCGATTATTAACGATCCACTAAGTTGTTTCTTATCAATTGGAATTGTCTTTACGGGACTTCCGGTATATTGGTATTTAAATAAGAAGAACAAAACTGAAGTGTCATAA
- a CDS encoding YusU family protein, which produces MSEKFNEQFDGLLEKYTELLLGESNEERKEQVQKWALYSYIAKTMPALVKHWNETYPDAKEEMVQLITNIKKLNEEKRNEQ; this is translated from the coding sequence ATGAGTGAAAAGTTTAACGAACAGTTTGACGGGTTGTTAGAGAAATACACGGAACTATTACTTGGAGAGAGCAATGAAGAGAGAAAAGAACAGGTACAGAAGTGGGCACTATATTCTTATATAGCTAAGACGATGCCGGCTTTAGTGAAGCACTGGAATGAGACGTATCCTGATGCAAAAGAAGAGATGGTACAGTTAATTACAAATATTAAAAAGCTGAATGAAGAGAAGAGAAATGAGCAATAA
- a CDS encoding YitT family protein, producing MGQLGDADYVPDTAFLSFPAAKTFHLEFIIQLVVIFVASILYAISMNMFFIPHNMISGGFAGVGMIIGYLMHYNIGALIFLLNIPLLILSHFYLGKKTTFLTAYFVAVSSLAMNIIPVHQVSDDILLSSVFGGVICGAASGIIFRFASSTGGFDVVGLIVAKYRDVSIGAIIFGFNLILLVVAGFIFGWDITLYTLISRFVVSKVIDAVHTKHIKLTIMTITEKGEEIKSALLHHGIRGVTMVDAVGGYTNHKKKMIYTVVTRYELGEMKRIIRQVDNKAFMNITETVEIVGRFKRI from the coding sequence ATGGGTCAACTAGGAGACGCCGATTACGTTCCCGACACCGCCTTTTTATCCTTCCCAGCAGCTAAAACATTTCACTTAGAATTTATCATACAGTTGGTTGTTATTTTCGTAGCTTCTATTTTGTATGCAATTTCTATGAATATGTTCTTTATCCCGCATAATATGATTAGCGGTGGATTCGCTGGCGTAGGGATGATTATCGGTTATTTAATGCACTACAATATCGGTGCACTTATCTTTTTACTAAACATTCCTCTTCTTATTTTAAGTCACTTTTACTTAGGCAAGAAGACAACCTTTTTAACAGCGTACTTTGTAGCTGTATCATCGTTAGCGATGAACATTATCCCTGTACACCAAGTTTCAGACGATATTTTACTTTCTTCTGTATTCGGTGGTGTAATCTGCGGAGCAGCTTCCGGAATCATATTCCGATTTGCTTCTTCAACAGGTGGCTTTGATGTTGTTGGATTGATTGTAGCGAAATATCGAGATGTTTCCATTGGAGCAATTATTTTCGGATTCAACTTAATCTTACTTGTTGTAGCAGGATTTATTTTCGGATGGGATATTACACTTTATACGTTAATCAGTCGATTTGTAGTCAGCAAAGTGATCGATGCTGTGCATACGAAACATATTAAATTAACAATAATGACAATTACTGAAAAAGGCGAGGAAATAAAAAGCGCCCTACTACATCACGGCATACGTGGCGTGACAATGGTAGATGCTGTCGGCGGCTATACAAACCATAAGAAAAAAATGATTTACACTGTCGTGACTCGCTATGAGTTAGGCGAAATGAAACGTATTATCCGTCAAGTGGATAACAAAGCATTTATGAACATTACTGAAACAGTTGAAATTGTCGGCCGTTTCAAACGCATATAA
- a CDS encoding DUF3985 family protein, with product MEILTIILIVLLIYVVFKVAYVALKILAILLVIFLIVELGSKLLGG from the coding sequence ATGGAAATTTTAACGATTATTTTAATCGTCTTGCTCATTTATGTTGTTTTTAAAGTGGCATATGTAGCATTAAAGATACTTGCGATTTTATTAGTTATCTTTTTAATCGTAGAGCTCGGCAGTAAATTGCTTGGGGGATAG
- a CDS encoding methyl-accepting chemotaxis protein, with the protein MLRSLRLKIAVVFSVLISMMFVILGTAMYQLQKEKEVRSLDQYSQNTMDLVTEQLTAFMQRIEEDMGHYGSHDDIQNMLQDGVTLEEESFILKEFSRFKKNHPDILDVYIGTKDKKTLSANLADGGKVPEGYDPTSRQWYKASESDTKSIIWGQPQYEIATGKLSIGVSKAIVGQDGSVLGVVAMDVSLGTIQKLLHNIQYNNGGEMFIVNDKNIAIVYPEKVGKDVSKEPLLKSLNKDETKFAVTTLGGKDVVAYSQLFDKMKWKIGIVYPKETIDGLLNSTRNTVIIMACISLFVGIVASYLFSRRLARPLQLLTNHVQKVAEGDLTLQMKVTSKDEVGELTNHFNHMVEQMNEMVSKIKNSVSTVQRSTNNLHYLTNETVAASKEVSGAMDDVSGGASTLANSVDEVSEQLENMIQSVEQMNSSVGEIKGVAGKAEEASKQGLNTMRNLVRTREQSSSIVVHTEEASGKLEQRVGSIQNVVELIKGISDQTNLLALNASIEAARAGEQGKGFAVVAEEVRKLAEQSKEATVEIATMIGDVQVEVRRVVEVVSKLKDIADIQNNVTTEAEAEFRTIMSVVNIISTSVEQIVEEVHNIGHEQGEITAVMHTIAGTSQESAAVSEEVNAATESQVNHLEKVAHTMESLTEHMRDLERLVEQFKIEE; encoded by the coding sequence ATGTTAAGAAGTTTACGTTTAAAAATTGCGGTAGTATTTTCGGTACTTATTTCTATGATGTTCGTAATATTAGGTACAGCTATGTATCAATTACAGAAAGAGAAGGAAGTGCGCTCCTTAGACCAGTATTCTCAAAATACGATGGATCTTGTGACAGAACAGTTAACTGCATTTATGCAGCGAATTGAAGAAGATATGGGGCATTATGGAAGTCATGATGATATTCAAAACATGCTACAAGATGGAGTTACTCTAGAAGAAGAGAGCTTTATTTTAAAAGAGTTTTCAAGATTTAAAAAGAACCATCCTGATATTTTAGATGTATACATTGGGACAAAAGATAAAAAAACGTTGAGCGCAAATCTCGCTGACGGAGGAAAAGTACCAGAAGGGTATGATCCAACGAGTCGTCAGTGGTATAAAGCATCAGAATCCGATACGAAATCGATTATTTGGGGACAACCACAATATGAAATCGCGACAGGTAAGTTAAGCATTGGAGTGTCAAAAGCAATTGTCGGACAAGATGGATCTGTATTAGGGGTAGTAGCAATGGATGTATCATTAGGAACAATTCAAAAGCTACTCCACAATATTCAATATAATAACGGCGGAGAAATGTTTATCGTAAATGATAAAAATATTGCCATTGTATACCCAGAGAAAGTAGGAAAAGATGTTTCAAAGGAACCACTTTTAAAAAGTTTGAATAAAGATGAAACAAAATTTGCGGTGACAACATTAGGCGGAAAAGATGTAGTAGCCTATAGTCAACTGTTTGATAAGATGAAATGGAAAATTGGGATTGTTTATCCGAAAGAAACGATTGATGGGCTATTAAATAGTACGAGAAATACAGTCATTATAATGGCATGTATTAGCTTATTCGTTGGAATTGTAGCTTCATACTTGTTCTCAAGAAGATTAGCAAGACCACTGCAACTATTAACGAATCACGTTCAAAAAGTAGCAGAAGGTGATTTAACGTTGCAAATGAAAGTGACAAGTAAGGATGAAGTTGGAGAACTGACGAACCATTTTAATCATATGGTTGAGCAAATGAATGAAATGGTAAGTAAAATTAAAAATAGTGTATCAACCGTGCAACGATCAACGAATAATCTACATTATTTAACGAATGAAACTGTAGCAGCTAGTAAAGAAGTGTCAGGTGCAATGGATGATGTAAGCGGAGGAGCATCCACTCTTGCAAATAGTGTAGATGAAGTTTCAGAGCAGCTTGAAAATATGATACAGTCAGTGGAACAAATGAATAGCTCCGTTGGTGAAATAAAAGGAGTAGCTGGCAAAGCAGAAGAGGCATCTAAGCAAGGATTGAATACGATGCGAAATTTAGTTCGTACAAGAGAACAATCCTCTTCAATTGTTGTTCATACAGAGGAAGCATCTGGAAAGTTGGAGCAAAGGGTTGGATCGATTCAAAATGTTGTAGAGCTTATAAAAGGTATTTCGGATCAAACGAATTTACTTGCTTTAAATGCTTCAATTGAGGCGGCACGTGCGGGTGAACAAGGTAAAGGCTTTGCTGTTGTTGCTGAAGAGGTTCGAAAATTAGCGGAACAATCAAAAGAAGCAACAGTAGAAATTGCGACGATGATTGGTGATGTACAAGTAGAGGTAAGACGAGTTGTAGAAGTTGTAAGTAAATTAAAAGATATTGCGGATATACAAAATAATGTTACGACAGAAGCAGAGGCGGAGTTCCGTACAATTATGTCAGTTGTTAATATCATTAGTACTTCAGTGGAACAAATTGTAGAAGAGGTACATAACATCGGTCACGAGCAAGGAGAAATTACAGCGGTAATGCATACAATTGCTGGTACGAGTCAAGAAAGTGCAGCTGTTTCGGAAGAAGTAAATGCTGCAACTGAATCACAAGTGAATCATTTAGAAAAGGTAGCTCATACGATGGAAAGTTTGACGGAGCATATGAGAGACTTGGAAAGATTGGTTGAGCAATTTAAAATAGAGGAATAA
- a CDS encoding MSCRAMM family protein — MKRKMVGKWFSFLSALIILLGIAMPQVKAEVMNRETYKMDWSYSNSKQREIKTEIIKTASGSIAYCLTPDLRSPNGEDLPEMGKTSDAVYRVLLNGYPQKGPSELGVATTEEAHYATQLAVWIAANELTEEDLVAKNERVHNLMKRLVEASKKETGSQDVFFKVNPVDSQTATQNGDYLETGFYAVQTNAVSGSYTILPENAPKGLRIVNENGEEKSTLSINEKFKILLPKDTSSGNFKMKVKSTLTNLQAIAFKGSEKVQNTTVLLQRNSEKISTDLVVNWESVGSLKIMKLGEKKEVLKGAVFEVSNENFKQNVTTSDKGIAELGNLPIGIYSVKEIQAPAGYVLDRSVKKIEVKTGETAVLELKNENVKGELEITKVDVADGNTKLPNAEFTIYNEQGKEVVKGKTDEKGVAKFKLPYGKYTYKETIAPNGYVINEETFAFEIKENGEIIKHIVQDKKVEGELEITKVDVADGNTKLPNAEFTIYNEQGKEVVKGKTNEQGIAKFKLPYGKYTYKETIAPNGYVINEEKFGFEIKENGEIIKHIVKNKKEEKASFPSKPNKPTPNGEVKPSADVKPMQQPSTHNEVRLPATGGVSNQFTSLFVLGISFIIAGAYVLRMKNRKEM; from the coding sequence ATGAAACGAAAGATGGTAGGAAAATGGTTTAGTTTTTTAAGTGCTCTTATTATTTTATTAGGAATTGCAATGCCACAAGTAAAGGCAGAAGTAATGAACAGGGAAACATATAAGATGGATTGGAGCTATAGTAATTCGAAACAGCGTGAAATAAAGACCGAAATAATTAAAACGGCTTCGGGGAGTATTGCGTATTGTTTAACGCCTGATTTACGTTCTCCCAATGGAGAAGATTTGCCTGAAATGGGGAAAACATCTGATGCCGTATATCGTGTTTTATTAAATGGATATCCTCAAAAAGGCCCATCTGAATTAGGTGTAGCGACAACGGAAGAAGCGCATTATGCTACACAATTAGCAGTATGGATTGCAGCAAATGAATTAACGGAAGAAGATTTAGTTGCAAAAAATGAACGTGTACATAATCTTATGAAGCGTTTAGTAGAGGCTTCAAAGAAAGAAACTGGATCACAAGATGTATTCTTTAAAGTTAATCCTGTAGATTCACAAACTGCTACACAAAATGGTGATTATTTAGAAACAGGATTTTATGCAGTGCAAACAAATGCGGTTTCTGGCTCTTATACAATTCTTCCTGAAAATGCTCCTAAAGGGCTTCGAATTGTAAATGAAAATGGTGAAGAGAAAAGTACGTTATCAATTAACGAAAAATTCAAAATTTTACTTCCGAAAGATACGAGTAGTGGTAACTTTAAAATGAAAGTGAAGTCTACTTTAACAAATTTACAAGCAATAGCTTTTAAAGGATCAGAAAAAGTTCAAAATACAACGGTATTGTTACAAAGAAATAGTGAGAAAATCAGTACAGATTTAGTTGTAAATTGGGAATCAGTAGGCTCTTTAAAGATTATGAAATTAGGAGAAAAAAAGGAAGTATTAAAAGGAGCGGTGTTTGAAGTTTCGAATGAAAACTTTAAACAAAATGTTACGACTAGTGATAAGGGGATTGCGGAGTTAGGTAATCTTCCAATCGGTATATATAGCGTCAAAGAAATTCAAGCGCCAGCTGGATATGTGTTAGACAGAAGTGTTAAAAAAATTGAAGTGAAAACTGGTGAAACTGCTGTATTAGAGCTGAAAAATGAAAATGTAAAAGGTGAATTAGAAATAACAAAAGTAGATGTAGCGGATGGAAATACGAAACTGCCGAATGCAGAATTTACAATCTACAATGAACAAGGGAAAGAAGTAGTAAAAGGAAAAACGGATGAAAAAGGTGTAGCGAAATTCAAACTACCATACGGAAAATACACGTATAAAGAAACAATAGCACCAAATGGATATGTAATAAATGAAGAGACATTCGCATTTGAAATAAAAGAGAATGGAGAAATTATTAAACATATCGTTCAAGATAAGAAGGTAGAAGGTGAGTTAGAAATAACGAAAGTAGATGTAGCAGATGGGAATACGAAATTACCAAATGCAGAGTTTACAATCTACAACGAACAAGGGAAAGAAGTAGTAAAAGGAAAAACAAATGAGCAAGGTATAGCGAAATTCAAACTACCATACGGAAAGTACACGTATAAAGAAACGATAGCGCCAAATGGATATGTAATAAATGAAGAGAAGTTCGGATTTGAAATAAAAGAGAATGGAGAAATTATTAAACATATTGTGAAAAATAAGAAAGAAGAAAAGGCATCGTTTCCTTCTAAGCCAAATAAGCCAACACCGAATGGAGAAGTGAAACCTTCTGCTGATGTGAAGCCAATGCAACAACCTAGTACTCATAATGAAGTGCGTTTACCAGCTACTGGCGGTGTCAGCAATCAATTTACGTCTTTATTCGTTTTAGGAATTAGTTTTATTATTGCGGGTGCTTATGTGTTAAGAATGAAAAATAGAAAAGAAATGTAG
- a CDS encoding MTH1187 family thiamine-binding protein → MAIVDVSIIPVGTGNPSVSEYVAEVQKVLEKNADRVKYQLTPMNTVIEGDLPVILEVIQQMHEVPYTKGAQRVATTIRIDDRRDKVSTMEKKLNSVRSKL, encoded by the coding sequence ATGGCAATTGTTGACGTATCGATTATTCCAGTAGGAACAGGTAATCCAAGTGTTAGTGAATATGTAGCAGAAGTACAAAAGGTGCTAGAGAAAAATGCAGATCGCGTGAAGTATCAATTAACACCAATGAATACAGTTATTGAAGGAGATCTTCCTGTCATTCTAGAAGTAATTCAACAAATGCATGAAGTTCCATATACGAAAGGTGCACAGCGCGTTGCAACAACAATTCGTATCGATGATCGTCGTGATAAAGTAAGCACAATGGAGAAAAAATTAAACTCTGTTCGATCAAAATTATAA
- a CDS encoding DUF3938 domain-containing protein, translating to MNQSIRYTIAVLFAIIGGTICFWTNNQLGENIIFNGIETLVSASILGGYIFFLFNPEENAQKTMLLTMIGIVGGCISYSMTNYTLPLQLSSAFFHGLWTWFIAFCLADVFNLLQDNEEENGRQIESNS from the coding sequence ATGAATCAATCTATACGATATACAATAGCTGTCCTGTTTGCTATTATCGGCGGAACAATCTGCTTCTGGACAAACAATCAGCTTGGAGAGAATATCATTTTTAATGGAATCGAAACACTTGTAAGCGCTTCAATTTTAGGTGGATACATTTTCTTCCTCTTTAACCCAGAAGAAAATGCGCAAAAAACAATGTTATTAACAATGATCGGAATCGTTGGTGGATGTATTTCCTACTCAATGACTAACTATACATTACCACTTCAATTAAGCTCAGCTTTCTTCCACGGTCTATGGACTTGGTTCATTGCATTCTGTCTAGCAGATGTATTCAACCTATTACAAGACAATGAAGAAGAAAACGGTCGCCAAATTGAAAGTAACTCGTAA